Part of the Streptomyces antimycoticus genome, GCGAGGCCGATGTCAACACCCTCACCGAGGCCAGCGGGGCGGCCCGCCCGGCGGTGAGCCAGCATCTGGCGAAGCTCCGGCTGGCCGGGCTGGTCCAGGTGCGCAAGGAGGGCCGCCGCTCGGTGTACTCCCTTCACGACGGCCATCTGCGCCGACTGGTCACCGAGGCCGTCAACCACGCGGACCACATGGTCACCGGGGCCCCGCCGCACGACTGAGCGCCGGGGCACGGTGGACGCCGACCGCACCCGCTCCCCGGCGTCGCCGAACCTCCTCACCCGGTGTGATGCGCCAGCAGGTGATGCGGGTCCTGTGCGCCCGGCCCAGGGGCCGGATCGGTGTGCACCAGGGCGGCGGTCAGCCGGGGAACCGTGTGGCGGAGGGCGTGTTCGGCCTCGACCGCCACATCGTGCGCCGCGCGCAGCTCCAGGCCGCCGTCCACCTCGACCGTGACCTCGGCGCGCAGCCGGTGGCCGATCCAGCGCATCCGCAGTTCGGTCACGCGCAGCACGCCGGGGACCGCGTGCAGGGCGGCCTCGCCCGCGTCGACCACCGCCGGGTCGACGGAGTCCATCAGCCGCCGGAACACCTCGCGGGCCGCGTCCTTGAGGACGAGCAGGATCGCGGCGGTGATGGCCAGGCCGACGAGCGGATCGGCCGCCTGCCAGCCGAGCGCCACACCGCCCGCGCCCACCAGCACGGCCAGCGAGGTGAAGCCGTCGGTGCGGGCGTGCAGTCCATCGGCGACCAGGGCCGCCGAGCCGATCCGCCGCCCGACCCGGATCCGGTGGCGGGCCACCCATTCGTTGCCGAGGAACCCGAGGACCGCCGCGACCGCGACGACGCCCGGATGGGAGATGTCGCGCGGGTCCAGCAGCCGGTCCACGGCCTCGTAGGCGGCCAGGGCCGCCGAGGCGGCGATGGTCAGGACGATGACGATCCCGGCCAGGTCCTCGGCCCGGCCGTAGCCGTAGGTGAACCGGCGGTTCGCCGCACGGCGCCCCAGGACGAACGCCACGCCGAGCGGCACCGCGGTCAGCGCGTCGGCGGCGTTGTGGACGGTATCGCCCAGCAGCGCCACCGAGCCGGACAGCAGGACGACCCCGGCCTGGAGCACCGC contains:
- a CDS encoding ArsR/SmtB family transcription factor, giving the protein MPVSEPSSTATRSHTHHSGAAQFSTAANVFSLLSDPTRLHLVWSLARGEADVNTLTEASGAARPAVSQHLAKLRLAGLVQVRKEGRRSVYSLHDGHLRRLVTEAVNHADHMVTGAPPHD
- a CDS encoding cation diffusion facilitator family transporter, producing MESRHHGRWSHRRHQLAHLLKPHSHESAQKVDSALESSAEGMRALWLSLAVLGATAVLQAGVVLLSGSVALLGDTVHNAADALTAVPLGVAFVLGRRAANRRFTYGYGRAEDLAGIVIVLTIAASAALAAYEAVDRLLDPRDISHPGVVAVAAVLGFLGNEWVARHRIRVGRRIGSAALVADGLHARTDGFTSLAVLVGAGGVALGWQAADPLVGLAITAAILLVLKDAAREVFRRLMDSVDPAVVDAGEAALHAVPGVLRVTELRMRWIGHRLRAEVTVEVDGGLELRAAHDVAVEAEHALRHTVPRLTAALVHTDPAPGPGAQDPHHLLAHHTG